Within the Deltaproteobacteria bacterium genome, the region TGCCTTTCAAATATCCGAGGCTCCCCGGATGGCGTATTCACTGAATCTTTCCCCAGGATATCTCACAGCACCTCTTCCGGAAGGTCTTTCTTTTGTAACCTTGTGGTCTCTTGTTATCCTCATGGAATCCCAGCTCAGGGTGTTCCGGGAATTCGCGCTCATGGGGTGGCTTTAGTGAAATTTTGCAAAACCCATACCAGCAGGACTAAAGACAGTGTCTCAAGCTCCTGAAAGAAATGAATATCGGTAGCCGGTCCTGCTGAAGCGGCGTACATCAAGACCGGGAACTGCATCCGTCCAGGTGGAATATCTTTTGCAGTGATTGGTTTGGATCAAATCTGTTTTCTGAGGAGGCTGCGGTGACGGCCGCTATTACCCTTAAAGGTATAGACAAGGCCATTGAGAACCTGAGATATCGGAATCGAAACTCCTCCAAGTTCCGGCTCCTTCAGGCCATCCGGGCCTATTATCGGGACGAGCATTCCCTCGAAACGATCCGGGAGATCGATTCCGATGAATTAATCAGGACCCTCTGGGCGGTCGGTGACAATCCCACCAAGCTGAAACACAGGCGCAAAAACCTCAGCAGCCTCCGCTCTTCTATTAACGCTGATCTTATAAGGATCTACCACGAAAATAAAAATCCGGAAGGAATCATTATTGGGCCTTCCAATACCTTTATCATGTCTGATGAAGCCAAGGACAGTGCCCTTGAAGCCCTCAAGTATGGTGCAGAGAAGGGTGGAGGGGCCTCTCTTCAGGAACTCCTGGAGGTCCTCGGAAGTGTAAAGGAATTGCTTTCCCGCCGGGATGTGTTGCTGGAATCAGATGCACAGCAAGAAGCGGCGGGATTCAAGGAACTGAGAGATCTTGTTCGGGAGTTGTCGGAAAGAGTGGGTCTCGAGATCTTGGGAAATGGGCCTGCGGAGGGCGAAGAAGGGCAAGGTCGGGGAGCCTACGGGGAAGGAATTCAAGATGATCGCTCCGGAGAAGGAGTGCCCGGAACAGGGAAGATGATAGGAGGAGGGGGGTCACTGGAGGGTCATGAAGGAGGACAAGAAGAAGGTAGTCATGAAGATGTGGTGAATAGAGGAAAACCTACGGTTTTAGCTGAAGACGAGGTAGAGGAGCTTGGAGAAGAGGATGGACTGGAGGCTGCGGAAGAGGAGGATATTGAAGAGGCTGAGCTTGAGGATGAGGCTGTAGAGGAAGAGGTAGAGGGTGAGGTTGAAGAGGTAGATGAGCTTGCTGAAGACGAGTTGGAGGAGGTTGATGAGGGGGAACTGGATGAAGTTGCTGAAGAGGTTGAAGAGGTAGATGAAGTTGCTGAAGATGAGGCCCTGGATGAGGCATTAGAGGTAACTGAGGATGATGAGCCGGAGGAAGTGGAAGAGATTGAGGAAGGGGAGTTGGAGTTGATGAGATTGAAGATGGAGAGTTTGCCTTAGAGGAGGAAGAGGAGGGTGAGGTAGATGAGCTTGCTGAAGACGAGTTGGAGGAGGTTGATGAGGGGGAACTGGATGAAGTTGCTGAAGAGGTTGAAGAGGTAGACGAGGTTGCTGAAGATGACCTGGCGGAGACAGGAGATGATGTAGAAGAGGTGGAAGAGGCTGAGGAGGTTGAAAGTGACGATCTTGAGAATGAAGAGGCAGAGGAATCCGATCTGGAGGAGGTGCTTGAAGAAGGGATAGCCGAAGAGGAACCGGTGGTTCTTGCTGAAGACGAGGTAGAGGAGCTTGGAGAAGAGGATGGACTGGAGGTTGCGGAAGAGGAGGATATTGAAGAGGCTGAGCTTGAGGATGAGGCCGTAGAGGAAGAGGTAGAGGGTGAGGTTGAAGAGGTAGATGAAGTTGCTGAAGATGAGGCCCTGGATGAGGCATTAGAGGTAACTGAGGATGATGAGCCGGAGGAAGTGGAAGAGATTGAGGAAGGGGAGTTGGAGGATGAGGGGGAACTGGATGAAGTTGCTGAAGAGGTTGAAGAGGTAGACGAGGTTGCTGAAGATGACCTGGCGGAGATAGGAGATGATGTAGAGGAACTGGAGGATGTGGATGCGGTTGACGGTGATGACATTGAGGGAGAGCTTCTTGAAGCAGGAGGTGGTGATCAGGGGACCCTTCAAGGGAAAGGGGACGACGAGGAGATCTCCATAGATGAAAATGTGGGGTTTGCTCAAGATGATGGTGAGGGATCAGCAAAAGGGGGTGGTCCTGAAAAAGGGGAACCACTTGATGATACAGGGGATTTCAAAGAAATCGAACTATTGGAAAGGGCCGAGGCCGAAGGGGGATTGCTGGAGGAGAAGGGCCTTGGATGGGACGATGAAGAGGGGATCGAAAATGATGAAAAGGCGAGGTTGCTGGCTGAGCAATTTAATCAGTCCCTTGCCGCCATGGACAGGTTTTTCAATCAGTACCTGCTTATTCCCAAGGGAAAATATCCGGTTGGAAACGGTGGACCCCCTGGAAAAGAAAGGCCAAAGGCTTGGCTTGAGATGGCTCCATTTTACATGGGAAAGTTCCCGGTCACCAATGCCCTGTTTGAAATCTTCGTTGAAAAGACCGGTTACAAGACCACGGCCGAGAGATTGGGATACGGCACGGTTTATTACCCGCGGGCACGGAAAAGAATAGATGAAGAGACAGGCCTGGAGACCCTGGATTGGCGCTCAGATCTTACAAGTAAAACGGTGGAAGGCGCTTGCTGGTATCAGCCCCTTGGTCCGGGAAGCACGCTTCATGGAAAACGAAGCCACCCGGTGGTCCAGGTGAGCCTCGAAGATGCGATGGCTTTTGCGGCATGGACCGGGAAGAGACTCCCCACCGAAGAGGAATGGGAGGCTGCAACACGGACCGCACAGGGCTATCCATTCCCCTGGGGTAAGGAATGGAAAGAAGGGGCGTGCAATGTCGAGGAAAGTCTTGTTGGAGATACCACGCCCGTCGATCGGTTCCTGGACTGGGGGAACGAGTTCGGAATCGCGGACGCTCTGGGGAATGTTTTGGAATGGACCTCTTCCCCATGGGAGCCGGAGGAGGAAGGAAAACGATACTTTATTGTAAAGGGAGGGAGCTGGATTTCAAATCGGCCTCTGTTCCTGTGGAATAGGTTCAAGATGGAGCCGGATTCCACTTCAAATATTTTAGGATTCCGATGTATCGCCGTCTAACCGCGTTAATTGTCCCGCCGTCTGTAAATTCTCTTCATACACAAGATGATGTAGCATTTTGTGTTGACACGCCTCAACATGTTGTGATAGTCCTTTCGTAACTGCCTTATAATTTCCAGATAGTTTTAGTTTCTTTCGCGTTTTTCAAGGCCTTTTCGCCCCGGGGTAAACCGGAAGGCCCCATCAATCATTCAAAAATTGAACCCGGCAATACAAGCGTCCTTGGTTTCATTTTCTTTCAGAGGTGATATCTATGTTCGAAAGCATCAAGAAGCGGGACGGAAGAGAGGTACCGTTCGATTCCACCAAAATTACAGCCGCCATTGCAAAGGCGGGAAAAGCGACAGGAGAGTTCGGCGAAAAGGAGGCCAAAAAGCTCACCCTGCGGGTTCTTACCCTGGCCCACGAAATGCGCCTGGACCCCACCCCGGAGGTGGAGGAGATCCAGGACATCGTGGAGAGGGTGCTCCTGGATTCTCCCTTTTACAAGACGGCCAAGGCCTATATCCTTTACCGGGAGCAACATGCACAGATCAGGAATATCGTGGCCAAGGCCAACGTTGATCTGGTGGAGAATTACATCCGGAAGCTGGACTGGAAAATCAACGAAAACAGCAACATGTGTTATTCCCTCCAGGGGCTGAATAATTACATTTCATCGGATATAACCTCTGAATACTGGCTCAATCGCATATATCCCCCTGAAATCAGAAGGGCCCACAAGGAGGGGGATCTCCATATCCATGATCTCAGTCTCCTTTCTGTTTACTGTGTTGGATGGGACCTGAAAGACTTGCTGATGCAAGGATTCCGGGGGGTGCGCGGAAAAGTGGAAAGTGCTCCTCCCAAGCACCTTCGATCGGCCCTGGGGCAGATCGTGAATTTCTTTTACACCCTTCAGGGAGAGGCGGCCGGGGCTCAGGCGATCTCCAACTTCGACACCCTGCTGGCCCCATTTGTCCGGTACGACAACCTGGATTATCGGGGAGTCAAGCAGGCCCTTCAGGAGTTTGTTTTCAATATAAATATCCCGACGAGGGTAGGGTTCCAGACGCCCTTTACAAATATCACCCTGGACCTGACCCCTCCCTCCATCTTAAAACATCAGTACGTAATCATCGGTGGAGAAGAACAGAAGGAGACCTTCGGTGAGTTCCAGACCGAAATGGACATGATCAACCGGGCCTTTGCCGAGGTGATGATCGAAGGGGATGCGAGAGGGCGGGTTTTTACCTTTCCTATTCCCACCTACAATATCACGAGGGAGTTTGAGTGGGACAATCCCAATCTGGATCCTGTCTGGAAGATGACAGGGAAATACGGCATCCCGTACTTTTCTAACTTTGTCAACTCCGACATGTCCCCTGAAGACGCCCGCTCCATGTGTTGCCGGCTTCGCCTGGACAACCGCGAACTCCTCAAGCGGGGTGGAGGGTTGTTTGGCGCCAACCCCCTCACGGGTTCCATCGGGGTGGTCACCATCAACATGCCGCGGATCGGCTATCTGGCCGGCAGCCGGAAGGAATTCTTTGATCGATTGGGTCAGATGGTGACCTATGCCAAAGAAAGTCTGAATATCAAACGAAAGGTCCTCGAGCGGTTTACTGAGAGCAATCTTTACCCGTATTCCAACTTCTACTTGAGGGAGATAAAGAAGCATACCGGTTCGTATTGGAAGAACCATTTCTCCACCATAGGCATAATAGGAATGAACGAAGCCTGCCTGAACTTTCTGGGGGAGAATATCGCGAGTGAGAAGGGAATAGCATTCTCGCTTGAAGTCATGGATTTCCTGAGGGAACAAATTTCGGAAATCCAGGAAGAGTGCGGCCACATTTTCAACCTGGAGGCCACACCGGGTGAAGGCACCTCCTATCGACTGGCCCTCATGGACAAGGAGCGGTTTCCGGATATCATATGCGCCAACGAAGAAATGTACAGGCAGGGAGCCGCCCCGTTTTACACCAATTCCACCCAGCTCCCTGTAAACTACACCGATGACATCTTCGAAACACTGCTCTTACAGGACGAATTGCAGACCAAGTATACAGGTGGGACGGTCCTGCATATCTTCCTGGGAGAGCAGATCAGCGAAGTAGAGACCGTGAAATCCCTGGTTCGAAAAGTAGTGAGCCGTTTCAGGTTGCCCTACTTCACCCTCAGCCCAACCTTCAGTGTCTGTCCCTCCCACGGCTATCTAGAGGGAGAAAAGGAGGTCTGCCCGATCTGTAAAGGAGAGACCGAAATCTATGCCAGGGTTGTCGGATACCTTAGACCGGTGAACCAGTGGAACAACGGGAAACGGGCCGAGTTCGGCATGAGAAAGACCTTCCAGGTGCCGGCGATCGACGAGGAATTCAAGGAACCGGACATCTCTCTCCCTTACGAAAAGGTGGAGGCCCGCTGCGCATGATATAATGGGCTACCGAGGATGCGGACCATTTCTGAACGTCTTCGCAAAGGATGAGCAGAAAACAAGAACATGGTCATCGGTGGACTTCAAAAAAATTCGTTCATAGATTTTCCCGGCCGTATAAGTTGTGTGCTTTTCCTGAAAGGGTGCAACTTCCGGTGCCCCTATTGCCACAACCCCGAACTGGTCTTGGGGACCTTTCAAGGTACCCAGTCCTTCGACCAAAAGCAGGTCCTGGATTTATTGCAAGCTCGGTCGGGTTTCCTGGAAGGCGTGGTGATCACGGGAGGAGAGCCGACCCTCCAACCTGACCTTCTCTCGCTGTGCAAAACGATCCGGGCCCTTGGATACCCTGTAAAACTGGATACGAACGGCAGCCGACCCGACGTCCTGGAAGACCTATTCAGCCATGGTGCGGTGGACTACGTGGCCATGGACATCAAGACTGATCCCCGCCGATATCATGGGCTTACCCCCGAGCCTTTGGATCCGACCACGATTCTCACGAGTATCCGGATCATCATGACATCCGGTGTCCCTTACGAATTCCGGACGACCTGCGTCAAACCCTTCGTCGATGGGGGAATCGTTCGGAAGATCGGAAAAAGCATTGAAGGAGCCGCACGTTATGCCCTCCAGACCTTCCATCAGGCAAAGTGTATCCTGAACCCTGATTTTTTCGTAAGCCAGAATGGCGCGGGGTACTCAAGAGAGGAAATGGAGCGTCTGAAGGCTATCGCTGAGCCCTGGGTGGAGGAGTGTATCCTTCGCTGACGATCTCCTTTACTTTTCATTCAGCTCAGAGGAAAGTTCAACGTGCCATAAACCCGATAATCCGTCACCTTATACCGTCCTACCTGTTCGTCATCCGATCCATCATCAATGCAACAAATCCTGCTGCCGATGAATTTATCTTTATTACAATATGTTAAAGCATCCTGACAGCACCCGATAGGTGAAGGGTAAAAGGATGTTCCCTCCGCTACGTTCCCGCCAAACAGCCGGCGGGCAGGCGCTACGCCGTCCATGGCTCCGCTCACTGCCGATTTTGGCTCTTCCGCTCTCCCTGCCTGCGGCAGGCAGGCTGCTCCAGAGCCAAAATAGGCCGCTCCTGGGAAAATCCTTTTACCCTTTCTTGGACAGGCGGTCACGCATAATTTGGGATATAATCTGAATCTTTGCCTTGACATGGTCTATTGCACCTCGTAAGGGTTGGAGAAGGTTTTCTCTGGGAAATAGAAAAGGGAGGCATGCCTTTATGCGGGTATTCATGACTGGAGGGACTGGATTTGTCGGACGGACCCTGGCCAGGGCTTTTATAGAAAAGGGCCATGAAGTGACAGT harbors:
- a CDS encoding SUMF1/EgtB/PvdO family nonheme iron enzyme, which produces MEEVDEGELDEVAEEVEEVDEVAEDDLAETGDDVEEVEEAEEVESDDLENEEAEESDLEEVLEEGIAEEEPVVLAEDEVEELGEEDGLEVAEEEDIEEAELEDEAVEEEVEGEVEEVDEVAEDEALDEALEVTEDDEPEEVEEIEEGELEDEGELDEVAEEVEEVDEVAEDDLAEIGDDVEELEDVDAVDGDDIEGELLEAGGGDQGTLQGKGDDEEISIDENVGFAQDDGEGSAKGGGPEKGEPLDDTGDFKEIELLERAEAEGGLLEEKGLGWDDEEGIENDEKARLLAEQFNQSLAAMDRFFNQYLLIPKGKYPVGNGGPPGKERPKAWLEMAPFYMGKFPVTNALFEIFVEKTGYKTTAERLGYGTVYYPRARKRIDEETGLETLDWRSDLTSKTVEGACWYQPLGPGSTLHGKRSHPVVQVSLEDAMAFAAWTGKRLPTEEEWEAATRTAQGYPFPWGKEWKEGACNVEESLVGDTTPVDRFLDWGNEFGIADALGNVLEWTSSPWEPEEEGKRYFIVKGGSWISNRPLFLWNRFKMEPDSTSNILGFRCIAV
- a CDS encoding ribonucleoside triphosphate reductase, yielding MFESIKKRDGREVPFDSTKITAAIAKAGKATGEFGEKEAKKLTLRVLTLAHEMRLDPTPEVEEIQDIVERVLLDSPFYKTAKAYILYREQHAQIRNIVAKANVDLVENYIRKLDWKINENSNMCYSLQGLNNYISSDITSEYWLNRIYPPEIRRAHKEGDLHIHDLSLLSVYCVGWDLKDLLMQGFRGVRGKVESAPPKHLRSALGQIVNFFYTLQGEAAGAQAISNFDTLLAPFVRYDNLDYRGVKQALQEFVFNINIPTRVGFQTPFTNITLDLTPPSILKHQYVIIGGEEQKETFGEFQTEMDMINRAFAEVMIEGDARGRVFTFPIPTYNITREFEWDNPNLDPVWKMTGKYGIPYFSNFVNSDMSPEDARSMCCRLRLDNRELLKRGGGLFGANPLTGSIGVVTINMPRIGYLAGSRKEFFDRLGQMVTYAKESLNIKRKVLERFTESNLYPYSNFYLREIKKHTGSYWKNHFSTIGIIGMNEACLNFLGENIASEKGIAFSLEVMDFLREQISEIQEECGHIFNLEATPGEGTSYRLALMDKERFPDIICANEEMYRQGAAPFYTNSTQLPVNYTDDIFETLLLQDELQTKYTGGTVLHIFLGEQISEVETVKSLVRKVVSRFRLPYFTLSPTFSVCPSHGYLEGEKEVCPICKGETEIYARVVGYLRPVNQWNNGKRAEFGMRKTFQVPAIDEEFKEPDISLPYEKVEARCA
- a CDS encoding anaerobic ribonucleoside-triphosphate reductase activating protein, whose product is MVIGGLQKNSFIDFPGRISCVLFLKGCNFRCPYCHNPELVLGTFQGTQSFDQKQVLDLLQARSGFLEGVVITGGEPTLQPDLLSLCKTIRALGYPVKLDTNGSRPDVLEDLFSHGAVDYVAMDIKTDPRRYHGLTPEPLDPTTILTSIRIIMTSGVPYEFRTTCVKPFVDGGIVRKIGKSIEGAARYALQTFHQAKCILNPDFFVSQNGAGYSREEMERLKAIAEPWVEECILR